A window from Bosea sp. ANAM02 encodes these proteins:
- a CDS encoding lipocalin family protein, with translation MKSISILLVTAAMLAAAGCAGGAGVGVVDQAPEPRKPIDVARFYSGMWHEIARRPMAITNGCVAGATEYGRSGKGSIQVLDSCRMGSPQGEVKTVGGAGRILDPGFNAKLRVDYKLYGFVPVQRDYWVLDRADDYSWFISADPTLRDLYIFTRDPQIGASQRRRLITRAAALGYDVSKLEFPEQPRR, from the coding sequence GTGAAGTCGATCTCGATCTTGCTGGTCACTGCGGCGATGCTTGCCGCGGCCGGCTGTGCTGGCGGCGCGGGAGTGGGAGTGGTTGATCAGGCGCCCGAGCCGCGTAAGCCCATCGATGTTGCACGCTTTTATTCCGGCATGTGGCACGAAATCGCGCGGCGTCCGATGGCGATCACGAACGGCTGCGTGGCCGGCGCAACCGAATATGGACGCAGCGGCAAGGGCAGCATTCAAGTGCTCGATTCCTGCCGCATGGGTAGCCCGCAGGGTGAGGTGAAGACTGTCGGGGGAGCCGGTCGCATTCTTGATCCGGGCTTCAACGCCAAGCTGCGTGTGGACTACAAACTTTATGGCTTTGTGCCCGTGCAGCGCGACTACTGGGTTCTGGATCGGGCTGACGATTATAGCTGGTTCATCTCGGCCGACCCGACGCTGCGCGATCTCTATATCTTCACGCGCGACCCACAGATCGGTGCCTCCCAGCGCCGGCGCCTGATCACTCGCGCAGCGGCGCTAGGCTACGATGTATCGAAACTGGAATTTCCGGAGCAGCCGCGCCGCTAA
- the ubiB gene encoding 2-polyprenylphenol 6-hydroxylase, which translates to MISSFFHMLRGARVGFVLAREGALALVDPSVLPPLARGLIRVGRLIERRGAGSSATRLAAAMTRLGPSYVKFGQFLATRPDVVGMKIAQDLSALQDRMPAFPMAEARAIVEAAHGGKLEDIFVEFSEPVAAASIAQVHRARLKDGREVAVKVLRPGIRDRFNRDLAAMRFGAEQAEARSAEARRLRFTGVVETLARSVAMEMDLRLEAAALSEFAENTRDDPDFRVPEPDWQLTAREMLVDEWIDAVRLSDVEGLRAAGHDLPDLARKIIQSFLKHAIRDGFFHADMHPGNLFVDAEGRLVAVDGGIMGRLGLKERRFLAEILLGFITRDYARVAQVHFEAGYVPAHHDVADFAQAIRAVGEPIHDKSADQISMAKVLTLLFEITGMFDMATRTELVMLQKTMVVVEGVARTLDPHLDMWGTADPVVRSWITHNLGPIGRLEEAGRGARSLLGSLAALPDTVVRAERVLGQLEDASRHGFSLDERSVEAIGRAEARRNRWGNIALWVIAGLLAYGVFG; encoded by the coding sequence ATGATCTCGTCCTTCTTCCACATGCTGCGCGGCGCGCGCGTCGGCTTCGTGCTGGCGCGCGAGGGGGCGCTGGCGCTGGTCGACCCGTCCGTGCTGCCGCCGCTGGCGCGCGGCCTGATCCGCGTCGGCCGCCTGATCGAGCGGCGCGGCGCCGGCTCCTCCGCGACCCGCCTCGCGGCGGCGATGACCCGGCTCGGTCCCTCCTATGTGAAGTTCGGCCAGTTCCTGGCGACGCGGCCCGATGTCGTCGGCATGAAGATCGCGCAGGACCTCTCGGCCCTGCAGGACCGGATGCCCGCCTTCCCGATGGCGGAAGCCCGCGCCATCGTCGAGGCCGCCCATGGCGGCAAGCTCGAGGACATCTTCGTCGAATTCAGCGAGCCGGTCGCGGCCGCCTCGATCGCGCAGGTCCACCGTGCCCGGCTGAAGGATGGCCGCGAGGTCGCGGTGAAGGTTCTGCGACCCGGCATCCGCGACCGCTTCAACCGCGACCTCGCGGCGATGCGCTTCGGCGCCGAGCAGGCGGAGGCCCGCTCGGCCGAGGCGCGGCGCCTGCGCTTCACCGGCGTGGTCGAGACCCTGGCGCGCTCGGTCGCGATGGAGATGGACCTGCGGCTGGAAGCCGCTGCCCTCTCCGAATTCGCGGAGAATACCAGGGATGATCCCGATTTCCGCGTGCCGGAGCCGGATTGGCAGCTCACGGCGCGGGAGATGCTGGTCGACGAATGGATCGACGCTGTCCGCCTCTCCGATGTCGAGGGCCTGCGCGCCGCCGGCCACGATCTGCCGGATCTGGCGCGCAAGATCATCCAGTCCTTCCTGAAACATGCGATCCGCGACGGCTTCTTCCATGCCGACATGCATCCCGGAAACCTCTTCGTCGATGCGGAGGGGCGCCTTGTCGCGGTCGATGGCGGCATCATGGGCCGGCTCGGCCTGAAGGAGCGGCGCTTCCTCGCCGAGATTCTGCTAGGCTTCATCACCCGCGACTATGCCCGCGTGGCGCAGGTGCATTTCGAGGCCGGCTATGTCCCGGCCCATCACGACGTCGCCGATTTCGCCCAGGCGATCCGCGCCGTCGGCGAGCCGATCCACGACAAGAGCGCCGACCAGATCTCGATGGCGAAGGTGCTGACCCTGCTCTTCGAGATCACCGGCATGTTCGACATGGCGACCCGCACCGAGCTCGTCATGCTCCAGAAGACCATGGTGGTGGTCGAGGGCGTCGCCCGCACGCTCGATCCGCATTTGGACATGTGGGGCACGGCCGATCCGGTGGTGCGGAGCTGGATCACTCACAATCTCGGTCCGATCGGTCGGCTGGAGGAGGCCGGGCGCGGCGCCCGTTCGCTGCTCGGCTCGCTGGCGGCGCTGCCGGATACCGTCGTCCGCGCCGAACGCGTGCTCGGCCAGCTCGAGGACGCCTCGCGCCACGGCTTCTCGCTCGACGAGCGCAGCGTCGAGGCGATCGGCCGGGCGGAAGCCCGCCGCAACCGCTGGGGCAATATCGCGCTCTGGGTGATCGCGGGGCTCTTGGCCTACGGGGTGTTCGGCTAG
- the ubiE gene encoding bifunctional demethylmenaquinone methyltransferase/2-methoxy-6-polyprenyl-1,4-benzoquinol methylase UbiE, giving the protein MTAASDTTHFGFETVKLAEKQAKVDDVFHKVANRYDLMNDLMSGGLHRAWKSALLTAINPAKDRPFHHLDVAGGTGDVAFSVLEAGGPETDVTVLDINADMLRIGRERADKRFPKDDRIRFVQGNAEALGLPDNQFDCYTIAFGIRNVPQIDKALAEAWRVLKRGGRFLCLEFSHVDVPLLDKIYETYSFKVIPPMGRLVTGEAEPYQYLVESIRKFPKPQAFANMIEDAGFRRAKFTPMTGGVVALHSGWKL; this is encoded by the coding sequence GTGACAGCAGCTTCCGACACCACCCATTTCGGCTTCGAGACGGTGAAGCTTGCCGAGAAGCAGGCCAAGGTCGACGACGTCTTCCACAAGGTCGCCAACCGCTACGACCTGATGAACGACCTGATGTCGGGCGGCCTGCACCGGGCCTGGAAGAGCGCTCTCCTGACCGCGATCAATCCGGCGAAGGACAGGCCCTTCCACCATCTCGACGTGGCCGGCGGCACGGGCGACGTCGCCTTCTCGGTGCTGGAGGCCGGCGGCCCTGAGACCGACGTCACCGTGCTCGACATCAATGCCGACATGCTGCGTATCGGGCGCGAGCGCGCCGACAAGCGCTTCCCGAAAGATGATCGCATCCGCTTCGTCCAGGGCAATGCCGAGGCGCTCGGCCTGCCCGACAACCAGTTCGACTGCTACACCATCGCCTTCGGCATCCGGAACGTGCCGCAGATCGACAAGGCTTTGGCCGAGGCCTGGCGCGTGCTGAAGCGCGGCGGGCGCTTCCTCTGCCTCGAATTCAGCCATGTCGACGTGCCCCTGCTCGACAAGATCTACGAGACCTATTCCTTCAAGGTCATCCCGCCGATGGGCCGCCTGGTCACCGGCGAGGCCGAGCCCTACCAGTATCTCGTCGAGTCGATCCGCAAGTTCCCGAAGCCGCAGGCCTTCGCGAACATGATCGAGGATGCCGGCTTCCGCCGGGCGAAGTTCACGCCGATGACCGGCGGCGTCGTGGCGCTGCATTCCGGCTGGAAACTGTGA
- a CDS encoding enoyl-CoA hydratase, with the protein MAYETILVETKGKVGLITLNRPQALNALNGQLIGEINQALDGFEKDDGIGCVVLTGSEKAFAAGADIKEMQSRTFPGTYLDDKFEDWDRIGRRRKPIVAAVAGFALGGGCELAMMCDFIIAADNARFGQPEINLGVIPGAGGTQRLTKAVGKAKAMDLCLTGRMMGAEEAERSGLVARVVPLADLLAETLKAAEAIASKSLPSVLMAKESVERAFEVTLQEGLRFERRVFSSLFATADQKEGMSAFAEKRKPDFKNG; encoded by the coding sequence ATGGCTTATGAGACCATTCTCGTCGAGACGAAGGGCAAGGTCGGGCTGATCACGCTCAACCGCCCGCAGGCGCTGAACGCGCTGAACGGCCAACTCATCGGCGAGATCAACCAGGCGCTCGACGGCTTCGAGAAGGATGACGGCATCGGCTGCGTCGTCCTCACCGGCTCGGAAAAGGCCTTCGCCGCCGGCGCCGACATCAAGGAAATGCAGAGCCGCACCTTCCCCGGCACCTATCTCGACGACAAGTTCGAGGACTGGGACCGGATCGGCCGGCGCCGCAAGCCGATCGTCGCCGCGGTCGCGGGCTTCGCGCTCGGCGGCGGCTGCGAGCTCGCCATGATGTGCGATTTCATCATCGCCGCCGACAATGCCAGGTTCGGCCAGCCCGAGATCAATCTCGGCGTCATTCCCGGCGCCGGCGGCACGCAGCGCCTGACCAAGGCGGTCGGCAAGGCAAAGGCGATGGACCTGTGCCTGACCGGCCGCATGATGGGCGCCGAGGAAGCCGAACGCTCCGGCCTCGTCGCCCGCGTCGTGCCGCTCGCCGATCTCCTGGCCGAGACGCTCAAGGCGGCCGAGGCGATCGCATCGAAATCGCTGCCCTCCGTGCTGATGGCGAAGGAATCGGTCGAGCGCGCCTTCGAGGTGACGCTGCAGGAAGGCCTGCGCTTCGAGCGCCGCGTCTTCTCGTCGCTCTTCGCGACCGCCGACCAGAAGGAGGGCATGTCCGCCTTCGCCGAGAAGCGGAAGCCCGATTTCAAGAACGGCTGA
- the mutM gene encoding bifunctional DNA-formamidopyrimidine glycosylase/DNA-(apurinic or apyrimidinic site) lyase: MPELPEVETVRRGLEPAMLGERFQRVELRRPNLRFPLPERFTERLTGRRIEALSRRAKYLIADLDDGAALVMHLGMSGRFIVEAPGTPPTEPGSYYQEIGRHLIHDHVVFEMGTGARVTYNDVRRFGFMDLVPRAELATSKHFAGMGIEPLGNELSGETLAKLFAGKFAPLKAALLDQRLVAGLGNIYVCEALFRAGLHPEAEAGTIATPTGRPRETAHELARIIREVLEEAVAAGGSTLRDFAHADGSLGYFQHRFKVYDREGETCVTPGCGQLVKRLVQSGRSTFYCEGCQPMSRR; the protein is encoded by the coding sequence ATGCCGGAGCTACCCGAGGTCGAAACCGTCCGGCGCGGGCTGGAGCCCGCCATGCTGGGCGAGCGCTTCCAGCGCGTCGAGCTGCGCCGGCCGAACCTGCGCTTTCCGCTGCCGGAACGCTTCACCGAGCGCCTGACCGGGCGGCGGATCGAGGCCCTGTCGCGGCGGGCGAAATACCTGATCGCCGATCTCGACGACGGCGCGGCGCTCGTGATGCATCTGGGCATGAGCGGGCGTTTCATCGTCGAGGCGCCCGGCACGCCGCCGACCGAGCCCGGCTCCTATTATCAAGAGATCGGCCGGCACCTGATCCATGACCATGTCGTGTTCGAGATGGGGACAGGCGCGCGCGTCACTTACAACGACGTACGCCGCTTCGGCTTCATGGATCTCGTGCCCCGCGCCGAACTGGCGACATCGAAGCATTTCGCGGGGATGGGCATCGAGCCGCTCGGCAACGAATTGTCGGGCGAGACGCTGGCGAAGCTGTTCGCGGGCAAGTTCGCGCCCCTGAAGGCCGCGCTGCTCGACCAGCGGCTCGTGGCGGGGCTCGGCAATATCTATGTCTGCGAGGCGCTGTTCCGGGCCGGGCTCCATCCGGAAGCGGAAGCCGGGACGATCGCGACGCCGACGGGGCGGCCGCGCGAGACCGCGCACGAACTCGCCCGCATCATCCGCGAGGTGCTGGAGGAGGCGGTCGCGGCCGGCGGCTCGACGCTGCGCGACTTCGCTCATGCCGACGGCTCGCTCGGCTATTTCCAGCACCGTTTCAAGGTCTATGACCGCGAAGGCGAGACCTGCGTCACGCCGGGCTGCGGGCAACTGGTGAAGCGGCTCGTGCAGTCGGGACGCTCGACGTTTTATTGCGAGGGTTGCCAGCCCATGTCACGCCGCTGA